In Amycolatopsis solani, a single window of DNA contains:
- a CDS encoding EthD family reductase — MFNLVLLAARPPEWTHDRFIEWWRGEHAEMTYPLPGLRAWRHTAVSSALEPRSEGWDGLSVLSFDDEAAARTALASPEWDAAVRHVGAMRGKRIALLGDEREMFPG; from the coding sequence ATGTTCAACCTTGTTCTGCTCGCCGCTCGCCCGCCCGAGTGGACCCACGACCGGTTCATCGAGTGGTGGCGCGGCGAGCACGCCGAAATGACCTACCCGCTGCCGGGCCTGCGGGCCTGGCGGCACACCGCCGTGTCCAGCGCGCTCGAGCCCCGCTCGGAAGGCTGGGACGGGCTGTCCGTGCTCAGCTTCGACGACGAAGCCGCGGCCCGTACCGCGCTCGCCAGCCCGGAGTGGGACGCCGCGGTGCGCCACGTCGGCGCCATGCGCGGCAAGCGGATCGCCCTGCTCGGCGACGAGCGCGAGATGTTCCCGGGATGA
- a CDS encoding class I adenylate-forming enzyme family protein: MKELVAELDARVATDPGAVVAIDADGAHALAAVLGAADDFAEVLADVAGPGVTLLLQADNSKRTIAGALAVGRLGGTLALISRHSTREEFAAAREDIAPDVVVASAAALSTWDVAAADGPVLDGWHLAAAGRAAADRWAGGVVVGLTSGSTGRAKGVVQSEAALRYAGRRTIEAVGLRPGDAVGALVPLSSAAAICFGLYLPLMLGGPMLLLEKWEPGAAVRLLAEHRARWTMCVPTMALQMGSAAGAEGALTAMTAMTVGGGPMDAGALGRAERRLGTRFLRVFGMSECLGHTTPRPSDPVDQRLGTDGRPFPGTELRVVDELGASLPAGVTGHAQVRGPSLFLGYARGGTVESPRLTRDGFLATGDLMEIRPDGSVTVKGREKDIIIRGGRNIDITEVESAIARHPEVDQVCVVPVPDEVLGERVAALLVTGREDLDVPALQEHLHGEGLAKGKWPEYVFRVEALPQNRVGKLARREAAVLADRLRGAAGGGG; the protein is encoded by the coding sequence ATGAAGGAACTGGTCGCGGAACTCGACGCGCGCGTGGCCACGGACCCCGGCGCGGTGGTGGCGATCGACGCGGACGGCGCGCACGCGCTGGCCGCGGTGCTGGGCGCGGCGGACGACTTCGCCGAGGTGCTGGCCGACGTGGCCGGCCCGGGGGTCACCTTGTTGCTCCAGGCCGACAACAGCAAGCGCACGATCGCGGGCGCGCTGGCGGTCGGCCGGCTCGGCGGGACACTGGCGCTGATCAGCAGGCACAGCACGCGCGAGGAGTTCGCCGCCGCCCGCGAAGACATCGCGCCCGACGTCGTCGTCGCGTCCGCGGCGGCACTGTCCACTTGGGACGTCGCGGCCGCGGACGGCCCCGTCCTCGACGGCTGGCACCTCGCGGCCGCCGGGCGGGCCGCGGCCGATCGCTGGGCCGGGGGCGTGGTCGTCGGGCTCACGTCCGGGTCGACCGGGCGCGCCAAAGGCGTGGTGCAGAGCGAGGCCGCGCTCCGCTACGCCGGCCGCCGGACGATCGAAGCGGTGGGGCTGCGGCCCGGTGACGCGGTGGGCGCGCTCGTACCGCTTTCGTCCGCCGCGGCCATCTGCTTCGGCCTGTACCTGCCCCTCATGCTCGGCGGGCCGATGCTCCTGCTGGAGAAGTGGGAGCCGGGCGCGGCGGTCCGGCTGCTGGCCGAACACCGGGCCCGGTGGACGATGTGCGTCCCGACCATGGCCCTGCAGATGGGCTCGGCGGCCGGCGCCGAGGGCGCGCTCACGGCGATGACCGCGATGACGGTCGGCGGCGGCCCGATGGACGCCGGTGCCCTCGGCCGGGCCGAACGCCGGCTGGGCACGCGGTTCCTGCGCGTCTTCGGCATGTCCGAGTGCCTGGGGCACACCACGCCGCGGCCCTCTGACCCGGTGGACCAGCGGCTCGGAACCGACGGGCGGCCCTTCCCAGGAACCGAGCTGCGCGTCGTGGACGAACTCGGCGCATCCCTGCCCGCCGGGGTCACCGGGCACGCCCAGGTCCGGGGGCCGTCGCTGTTCCTGGGCTACGCGCGCGGCGGCACGGTGGAAAGCCCGCGGCTGACCCGCGACGGCTTCCTGGCCACCGGCGACCTGATGGAGATCCGCCCGGACGGCTCGGTGACCGTGAAGGGCCGCGAGAAGGACATCATCATCCGCGGCGGCCGCAACATCGACATCACCGAGGTCGAGAGCGCGATCGCCCGGCACCCGGAGGTCGACCAGGTCTGCGTGGTCCCGGTGCCCGACGAGGTGCTGGGCGAGCGCGTCGCGGCACTGCTGGTGACCGGGCGCGAGGACCTGGACGTGCCGGCCCTGCAGGAGCACCTCCACGGCGAGGGGCTGGCCAAGGGGAAGTGGCCCGAGTACGTCTTCCGCGTCGAGGCGCTGCCGCAGAACCGGGTCGGCAAGCTGGCCCGCCGCGAAGCCGCGGTGCTCGCCGACCGCTTGCGTGGCGCGGCGGGCGGTGGTGGGTGA
- a CDS encoding alcohol dehydrogenase catalytic domain-containing protein — translation MRAFRLTGPGSARLVEVETPEPGPGRVRLDVLAAGVCRSDLAVLDRVGALGYGLPFTFGHEICGRVAALGPGVTGVGVGDEVVVHAPVGCGRCRRCGRGETQYCDHGHASGAAGFGLGLDGGMADAVVVGADRLVSSAGLVPAHAAVLADAGLTSYHAVAGSLARLSDADAVAVVIGVGGLGHVALSILRALTGATVVAVDLREQALELARELGADHTATTGTCAEVVRAATDGRGADVVFDFAVAPSTADVTPSLLRKGADLVLVGSGGGVVPVTKPGPLPAGTRVSLPFWGSRAELAEVVGLARRGLLPVRTTEFGLAEAPRVFGRLAAGEVVGRAVLVPGLG, via the coding sequence ATGCGGGCGTTCCGGTTGACCGGCCCGGGATCCGCCCGGCTGGTGGAGGTCGAGACCCCGGAGCCAGGGCCCGGGCGGGTGCGGCTCGACGTCCTGGCGGCCGGCGTGTGCCGCTCCGATCTGGCGGTGCTCGACCGCGTGGGGGCGCTGGGGTACGGCCTGCCGTTCACCTTCGGGCACGAGATCTGCGGTCGCGTGGCCGCGCTCGGCCCCGGTGTGACCGGAGTCGGCGTCGGGGACGAGGTGGTGGTGCACGCCCCGGTCGGCTGTGGGCGCTGCCGGCGGTGCGGGCGCGGCGAAACCCAGTACTGCGACCACGGCCACGCGAGCGGGGCGGCGGGCTTCGGTCTCGGGCTGGACGGCGGGATGGCGGACGCCGTCGTGGTCGGCGCCGATCGGCTGGTGTCCAGCGCCGGCCTGGTGCCCGCGCACGCCGCCGTGCTGGCGGACGCGGGCCTGACGTCCTACCACGCCGTCGCCGGGTCGCTGGCCCGGTTGTCCGATGCGGACGCGGTGGCCGTGGTGATCGGCGTCGGCGGACTCGGCCACGTCGCACTGAGCATCCTGCGCGCCCTGACCGGGGCGACCGTGGTGGCGGTCGACCTCCGCGAGCAGGCATTGGAACTGGCGCGAGAACTGGGCGCGGACCACACCGCGACCACCGGCACCTGCGCCGAGGTGGTCCGTGCCGCGACGGACGGGCGCGGCGCGGACGTCGTGTTCGACTTCGCCGTCGCGCCGAGCACCGCCGACGTCACGCCGTCGTTGCTGCGCAAGGGCGCGGACCTCGTGCTCGTGGGCAGCGGGGGCGGCGTCGTGCCGGTGACCAAGCCCGGTCCGCTGCCCGCCGGCACCCGGGTGAGCCTGCCGTTCTGGGGATCGCGCGCCGAGCTGGCCGAGGTCGTCGGGCTCGCGCGCCGAGGGCTGCTTCCGGTGCGTACCACCGAGTTCGGGCTGGCGGAAGCGCCGCGGGTCTTCGGCCGGCTCGCGGCGGGCGAGGTCGTCGGACGCGCGGTGCTCGTCCCGGGCCTCGGGTGA
- a CDS encoding nitroreductase family protein encodes MDADEMLATTRAVRKRLDPDRDVPEHLIRECVSLALQAPAGSNLPRTRFVVVREQRLRAAVAEIYSDIYLHSYRASAGYIGRVEASGTQQRTARSADALERALHEVGTIVIACLDGVRLDGASAFTSASMLGGVLPATWSFMLAARARGLGTCWTTMHLSREKEVAEVLGIPFERVQQVCLTPLAFTRGEKFSPARRPAAEEVIHWDGWDAAKLAAPPLDGIAAPS; translated from the coding sequence ATGGACGCCGACGAAATGCTGGCCACCACCCGCGCGGTCCGGAAGCGGCTCGACCCGGATCGGGACGTGCCGGAGCACCTGATCCGGGAGTGCGTATCCCTTGCCCTGCAAGCGCCCGCCGGGTCGAACCTCCCGCGCACGAGGTTCGTCGTGGTGCGGGAACAACGCCTGCGCGCGGCCGTGGCCGAGATCTACTCCGACATCTACCTGCACTCCTATCGCGCTTCGGCCGGCTACATCGGCCGGGTCGAGGCGAGCGGCACGCAGCAGCGGACAGCCCGCTCGGCGGACGCGCTGGAACGCGCGCTCCACGAGGTCGGGACGATCGTGATCGCGTGCCTCGACGGCGTGCGGCTGGACGGCGCCTCCGCGTTCACCAGCGCGTCGATGCTCGGCGGGGTGCTGCCGGCGACCTGGAGCTTCATGCTCGCGGCCCGGGCTCGCGGGCTCGGCACCTGCTGGACGACGATGCACCTGTCCCGGGAGAAGGAAGTCGCCGAAGTCTTGGGCATTCCTTTCGAGCGGGTGCAGCAGGTCTGCCTGACGCCGCTGGCCTTCACCCGCGGGGAGAAGTTCAGCCCCGCCCGGCGGCCGGCCGCGGAGGAGGTCATCCACTGGGACGGGTGGGACGCGGCCAAGCTCGCCGCGCCCCCACTGGACGGCATCGCCGCCCCCTCGTGA
- a CDS encoding mandelate racemase/muconate lactonizing enzyme family protein: MRIVNVSTAVVAYHGQATLVRIDTDEGLSGFGEANPDAGAGAVVGMIESLKPLLLGEDPRNVERCWEKLRRSKVFAGAQGGVFVIALSGIELALWDLAGKAAGQPVYRLLGGKFRDRIRLYADCGDGDDPAGSVAGCVDRAQRMVAEGFTALKFDIDDLEHPAKADAFNHTINAAELRSMVERVAAVRTAIGPDVDLAIDLHARYDLPSACRIAWELEPFDLMWLEEPLPAENVDALVRVREQTRTPICAGENLYLRWGFRELLERGAVDVIEPDVPKCGGLAEAKKIANLAELHYVPFAPHLVSTPLGTMATSHQCGAIPNFLIQEWHALEERAVWDSYVHAPDGSGSIVKDGYITLPDAPGIGVELDMDGVRAHAVAGYGVFE; encoded by the coding sequence ATGCGGATCGTGAACGTCTCGACGGCGGTGGTGGCCTACCACGGTCAGGCCACGCTGGTCCGGATCGACACCGACGAGGGCCTCAGCGGGTTCGGCGAGGCCAACCCCGACGCGGGCGCGGGTGCCGTCGTCGGGATGATCGAGTCCCTGAAACCCCTGCTGCTCGGCGAAGATCCGCGCAACGTCGAGCGGTGCTGGGAAAAACTGCGCCGCAGCAAGGTTTTCGCGGGCGCGCAGGGCGGGGTGTTCGTGATCGCCCTGTCCGGCATCGAGCTCGCGCTGTGGGACCTCGCGGGCAAGGCAGCGGGCCAGCCGGTGTACCGGCTGCTCGGCGGAAAGTTCCGCGACCGCATCCGCCTCTACGCCGACTGCGGCGACGGCGACGACCCGGCGGGCTCGGTCGCCGGGTGCGTCGACCGGGCCCAGCGGATGGTCGCCGAAGGGTTCACGGCCCTCAAGTTCGACATCGACGACTTGGAGCACCCGGCCAAGGCCGACGCCTTCAACCACACGATCAACGCGGCCGAGCTGCGTTCGATGGTCGAGCGCGTGGCCGCCGTCCGGACGGCGATCGGCCCGGACGTCGACCTGGCCATCGACCTGCACGCGCGCTACGACCTGCCGAGCGCGTGCCGGATCGCGTGGGAGCTCGAGCCGTTCGACCTGATGTGGCTGGAAGAACCGTTGCCCGCGGAGAACGTCGACGCGCTGGTCCGGGTCCGCGAGCAGACGCGGACCCCGATCTGCGCGGGAGAAAACCTTTACCTGCGCTGGGGATTCCGCGAACTGCTCGAACGCGGCGCGGTGGACGTCATCGAGCCGGACGTGCCGAAGTGCGGCGGTCTCGCCGAGGCCAAGAAGATCGCGAACCTCGCGGAACTGCACTACGTCCCGTTCGCCCCGCACCTGGTGTCGACGCCGCTCGGCACGATGGCGACGTCCCACCAGTGCGGCGCGATCCCCAACTTCCTGATCCAGGAATGGCACGCGCTCGAGGAACGGGCGGTGTGGGACAGCTACGTCCACGCCCCCGACGGGAGCGGCTCGATCGTCAAGGACGGCTACATCACGCTGCCCGACGCGCCCGGCATCGGCGTGGAACTCGACATGGACGGCGTCCGGGCCCACGCGGTCGCGGGCTACGGGGTGTTCGAGTAG
- a CDS encoding FadR/GntR family transcriptional regulator has product MQRRQESLDAVKVRTLPVQVAAHLTRRIVNGEFEDGRAPSELDITQEFGVSRVVARETLKILASLDIVDVAQGRRVVVRPRAEWDYLSPLLIEWLPAEIVGELLQELYQMRALLEPELAAMAAAGITDETLARLGDEVGRMAALEGDPEAYLEVDHEFHMEICRAADNRILDRIMYSARWLGTASRRVTNEAPSGLHRATAEHTEIYEALVARDPEGARAAMRKHLRNNHSTLLSEKAQRSKRR; this is encoded by the coding sequence ATGCAAAGGAGACAAGAGTCTCTGGACGCTGTCAAGGTCCGGACCCTTCCGGTGCAGGTGGCGGCCCACCTGACCCGGCGCATCGTCAACGGCGAGTTCGAGGACGGCCGGGCCCCGTCGGAACTCGACATCACCCAGGAGTTCGGGGTGTCCCGCGTGGTGGCGCGCGAGACGCTCAAGATCCTTGCCTCACTGGACATCGTGGACGTCGCACAGGGCCGCCGCGTCGTCGTGCGGCCCCGCGCCGAGTGGGACTACCTGAGCCCGTTGCTGATCGAGTGGCTGCCCGCGGAGATCGTCGGCGAGCTGCTGCAGGAGCTGTACCAGATGCGCGCGCTGCTCGAGCCCGAGCTGGCCGCGATGGCCGCGGCCGGCATCACCGACGAGACGCTGGCCCGGCTCGGGGACGAGGTCGGCCGCATGGCGGCGCTCGAGGGCGATCCCGAGGCTTACCTCGAGGTCGACCACGAGTTCCACATGGAGATCTGCCGGGCCGCCGACAACCGCATCCTCGACCGGATCATGTACTCCGCCCGCTGGCTCGGCACGGCCAGCCGGCGCGTCACCAACGAGGCGCCGTCCGGGCTGCACCGCGCCACCGCCGAGCACACGGAGATCTACGAGGCGCTCGTGGCGCGCGATCCGGAAGGTGCCCGCGCGGCGATGCGCAAGCACCTGAGGAACAACCACTCCACGCTCCTCTCGGAGAAGGCACAGCGAAGCAAGCGTCGCTAG
- a CDS encoding Gfo/Idh/MocA family protein — MAAPAIPPIRLGLIGTGLAIEKLHWPALCGLADRYVVTAFTDSSAGQCRRFAGYSGVDPALAVADRTALLAREDVDAVLVSVPIPHLYEVARDALAAGKDVFCEKPAGADAEQAAAFLSLAVAHPDRTFMVGENYFYRDDLRYARALLDDGAIGRPHLMAWRHAGQSVPRAGGFTGTPWRQRPRYRGGVHLDFGVHHIAQIRLLCGDIARVHGAVQTANRTIDAPSDLTLNLVFTGGAIGNYTASFPDIPIPPEPNDMRLYGTEGVLVLGGSEAERRVTRSGADATTHTTVFRGSDNGYRAELADFADAVQFGGRPVGSVAQSVANAMVVQRAFDSAERATALTLDPVPGAGPVPLWRPRGSAGLFDGLPGQRSSSTASFAA, encoded by the coding sequence ATGGCAGCACCCGCGATCCCGCCGATCCGGCTGGGACTGATCGGCACCGGACTCGCGATCGAGAAGCTGCACTGGCCGGCGTTGTGCGGGCTCGCCGACCGGTACGTCGTCACCGCGTTCACCGACTCCTCCGCCGGCCAGTGCCGTCGGTTCGCCGGCTACAGCGGAGTCGACCCGGCCCTGGCCGTCGCCGACCGGACCGCCTTGCTGGCCCGCGAAGACGTGGACGCCGTGCTGGTCTCCGTGCCGATCCCGCACCTGTACGAGGTGGCGCGTGACGCGCTCGCGGCGGGCAAGGACGTGTTCTGCGAGAAGCCGGCCGGCGCCGACGCGGAGCAGGCGGCGGCTTTCCTTTCCCTGGCGGTGGCGCACCCGGACCGCACCTTCATGGTGGGGGAGAACTACTTCTACCGCGACGACCTGCGCTACGCCCGCGCGCTGCTCGACGACGGCGCGATCGGCCGCCCGCACCTGATGGCGTGGCGGCACGCCGGCCAGTCGGTGCCACGGGCGGGCGGGTTCACCGGCACGCCGTGGCGGCAGCGGCCGCGCTACCGCGGTGGCGTGCACCTCGACTTCGGCGTGCACCACATCGCCCAGATCCGGTTGCTGTGCGGGGACATCGCGCGGGTGCACGGCGCCGTGCAGACGGCCAACCGCACGATCGACGCACCGTCGGACCTCACGCTCAACCTCGTCTTCACCGGAGGCGCCATCGGCAACTACACCGCGTCCTTCCCCGACATCCCGATCCCGCCCGAGCCCAACGACATGCGGCTGTACGGCACCGAGGGGGTGCTCGTGCTCGGCGGTTCGGAGGCCGAGCGCCGCGTGACCCGCAGTGGCGCCGACGCCACCACCCACACGACGGTCTTCCGCGGCAGCGACAACGGCTACCGCGCCGAACTCGCCGACTTCGCCGACGCCGTGCAGTTCGGCGGGCGGCCGGTCGGCAGCGTCGCGCAGAGCGTGGCCAACGCGATGGTCGTCCAGCGGGCGTTCGATTCCGCGGAACGGGCCACCGCACTGACGCTCGACCCCGTGCCCGGCGCGGGCCCGGTACCGCTGTGGCGCCCCCGCGGCTCGGCCGGGCTGTTCGACGGGCTGCCCGGACAACGCAGCAGCAGTACGGCGTCCTTCGCCGCCTGA
- a CDS encoding extracellular solute-binding protein, whose product MEEKTDLSRRTFLGVSALGVLGLAGCGGGPAPAPQVDVQVPQALLDQAAALRGGSVGMLSQKLYSEAANKALDKSLQVLAQATGTTIRNDLVSGDAGDMVAKMDAEVKAGTNRDLAFVSDRRFVGQLHNLGALTDVTDVVTEMKALYGEPATEANNYCVFNGRWFAIPYHFIATGMYLRKDWYQEKGLPLKPYYTWEELRDNALAVSDPAKKRYGWGLTVNRSGDANGFIQNVINVYGGAIADNTGTKVVFNSPETVAAVTFIGDIYTNPKYKPMLPPGIGSWTDSSNNENWLAQILGLTLNQFSVYADSKTKKNPVYANTHVFNGASGPALDRPLAFGESNSFVVFKGAKNPDLAKVVAKFMAGGSALLAVAKEAPCLVNPSWDKVWDSDPYYTTGDPAFTALREQTRAPLPVKTTTGHAFPQAPSPGEQAAVAAYLLTDMMQSVIQGTKPADAVAATHTRIVQIFEQQGYRQ is encoded by the coding sequence ATGGAAGAGAAAACGGACCTTTCGAGGCGCACGTTCCTCGGGGTGAGCGCGCTGGGCGTGCTCGGCCTCGCCGGCTGCGGGGGCGGCCCCGCACCCGCGCCGCAGGTCGACGTCCAGGTGCCCCAGGCGCTGCTCGACCAGGCCGCGGCGCTGCGCGGCGGGTCGGTGGGAATGCTGTCGCAGAAGCTGTATTCGGAGGCCGCCAACAAGGCGCTGGACAAGTCGCTGCAGGTGCTCGCGCAGGCCACCGGCACCACGATCCGCAACGACCTGGTGTCCGGCGACGCCGGTGACATGGTCGCGAAGATGGACGCCGAGGTGAAGGCGGGCACCAACCGCGATCTGGCGTTCGTGAGCGACCGGCGGTTCGTCGGGCAGCTCCACAACCTCGGCGCCCTGACCGACGTCACCGACGTGGTCACGGAGATGAAAGCGCTTTACGGAGAACCGGCGACGGAAGCGAACAACTACTGCGTGTTCAACGGGCGCTGGTTCGCGATTCCGTACCACTTCATCGCGACCGGGATGTACCTGCGCAAGGACTGGTACCAGGAAAAGGGGCTGCCGCTGAAGCCCTACTACACGTGGGAAGAGTTGCGCGACAACGCATTGGCGGTGTCCGACCCGGCGAAGAAGCGGTACGGCTGGGGCCTCACGGTGAACCGCTCCGGCGACGCCAACGGCTTCATCCAGAACGTCATCAACGTCTACGGCGGAGCGATCGCCGACAACACCGGCACGAAGGTGGTGTTCAACTCGCCGGAGACCGTCGCCGCCGTCACGTTCATCGGCGACATCTACACGAACCCGAAGTACAAGCCGATGCTGCCGCCGGGGATCGGCAGCTGGACCGACTCGAGCAACAACGAGAACTGGCTGGCCCAGATCCTCGGGCTGACGCTCAACCAGTTCAGCGTCTACGCCGACTCGAAGACCAAGAAGAACCCCGTCTACGCCAACACGCACGTGTTCAACGGCGCCTCCGGGCCGGCGCTCGACCGGCCGCTCGCGTTCGGCGAGTCCAACTCGTTCGTCGTGTTCAAGGGGGCGAAGAACCCCGACCTCGCCAAGGTGGTCGCCAAGTTCATGGCCGGCGGGAGCGCCCTGCTCGCGGTCGCGAAGGAAGCACCGTGCCTGGTCAACCCTTCGTGGGACAAGGTATGGGATTCCGACCCGTACTACACCACCGGTGACCCGGCCTTCACCGCGCTGCGGGAGCAGACCCGGGCACCGCTCCCCGTGAAAACCACCACCGGGCACGCCTTCCCGCAGGCGCCGAGCCCCGGCGAGCAGGCCGCCGTCGCCGCCTACCTGCTGACCGACATGATGCAGTCGGTCATCCAGGGCACCAAGCCGGCCGACGCCGTCGCCGCGACCCACACCCGGATCGTGCAGATCTTCGAGCAGCAGGGCTACCGGCAATGA
- a CDS encoding ABC transporter permease, giving the protein MTVVRPKTAPPVPARPAPRGSSSLTRVQQLLGRDWRLAAVFIGPTLVLVAGLILVPIVGSVFTSATERHGAETVFVGLDNYTALIGDDLFHHGVLNSFVFTAYAEIFKVTLGLIAALMLHHMRRGRAILAGVILLPWVIPTVVTAFTWRSLLDPIFGSVNVLLTESGIGPFLATIGLVDKWPAEWLSDPALAMPSIILVNVWKGIPFFTVTFLAGLKAIDSNLHEAAMVDGASPWQRFVHITLPGLRPVMIVTVLLSSIWTFNNFDLIWLMTQGGPGDATAPYVMVAYSKAIQQLQLGAGAAVTLVMLPIIAILVVILVRMMRRSDQPGAADLGRRRLSPAQRRALPWVIVAGSVLVLVWASPHIVWKAALVLGVFVVLAAVVGRIVSVLATQGNRLAARLVAGSGSGIALVGLLGFVLAPLYWMTVTAFKSDDQIVARTDDLWPTPWSTEQFTNLFTGRAFGTWYLNTILVSVASTAIALVCAALAGYALARLKFRGSESFTVTILLTYVMPGALLFIPLYQLMSGIGLNDSLWSLVLAYPTFTLPFATWLLVGYFKSIPADLEEAALVDGCTRFGAFRRIVLPLAKPGLLAVALFTLTNAWNEFLFAFVFITKDENKTLPVGMQSMIFGDVVPQGQLAAASLLISIPVVLMYGFGQRFLTEGLTAGAVKG; this is encoded by the coding sequence ATGACGGTCGTCCGCCCGAAGACGGCGCCGCCGGTGCCGGCCCGCCCGGCGCCGCGCGGGTCGTCCTCGCTCACGCGCGTGCAACAGCTGCTCGGGCGCGACTGGCGCCTCGCCGCGGTGTTCATCGGGCCGACGCTGGTGCTCGTCGCCGGCCTGATCCTGGTCCCGATCGTCGGCTCGGTCTTCACCAGCGCCACCGAACGCCACGGCGCGGAGACGGTTTTCGTCGGGCTGGACAACTACACCGCCCTCATCGGCGACGACCTGTTCCACCACGGCGTGCTCAACTCGTTCGTCTTCACCGCCTACGCCGAGATCTTCAAGGTGACCCTCGGGCTCATCGCGGCGCTGATGCTGCACCACATGCGCCGCGGGCGGGCGATCCTCGCCGGGGTGATCCTGCTGCCGTGGGTGATCCCGACGGTCGTCACGGCCTTCACCTGGCGGTCGCTGCTCGACCCGATCTTCGGCAGCGTCAACGTCCTGCTCACCGAGTCCGGGATCGGGCCCTTCCTCGCCACGATCGGGCTCGTCGACAAGTGGCCCGCGGAGTGGCTGTCCGACCCCGCGCTCGCGATGCCGTCGATCATCCTGGTCAACGTGTGGAAGGGCATCCCGTTCTTCACGGTGACGTTCCTGGCCGGGCTCAAGGCCATCGACAGCAACCTCCACGAGGCGGCGATGGTGGACGGCGCCTCGCCGTGGCAGCGGTTCGTGCACATCACGCTGCCGGGGCTGCGGCCCGTCATGATCGTGACGGTGCTGCTGTCGTCGATCTGGACGTTCAACAACTTCGACCTGATCTGGCTGATGACCCAGGGCGGTCCGGGGGACGCGACGGCGCCGTACGTGATGGTGGCCTACTCGAAGGCCATCCAGCAGCTGCAGCTGGGCGCGGGCGCCGCGGTCACGCTGGTGATGCTGCCGATCATCGCGATCCTCGTGGTGATCCTCGTGCGGATGATGCGCCGCAGCGACCAGCCGGGCGCGGCCGACCTGGGACGACGACGGCTGTCTCCCGCTCAGCGCCGGGCGCTGCCGTGGGTGATCGTCGCCGGTTCGGTGCTCGTGCTGGTCTGGGCGTCGCCGCACATCGTCTGGAAGGCCGCGCTCGTGCTGGGCGTGTTCGTGGTGCTCGCCGCCGTGGTCGGCCGGATCGTCTCGGTGCTCGCCACGCAGGGGAACCGCCTCGCCGCCCGCTTGGTCGCCGGCAGCGGCTCGGGGATCGCGCTCGTGGGGCTGCTGGGTTTCGTGCTCGCCCCGCTCTACTGGATGACGGTCACGGCCTTCAAGTCCGACGACCAGATCGTCGCGCGCACCGACGACCTCTGGCCCACCCCGTGGAGCACCGAGCAGTTCACCAACCTGTTCACCGGCCGGGCGTTCGGCACCTGGTACCTCAACACGATCCTGGTGTCGGTGGCGTCCACCGCGATCGCGCTGGTCTGCGCGGCGCTGGCGGGTTATGCGCTGGCCCGGTTGAAGTTCCGGGGTTCGGAGAGCTTCACGGTGACGATCCTGCTCACCTACGTGATGCCGGGCGCGCTGCTGTTCATCCCGCTCTACCAGCTGATGAGCGGGATCGGGCTCAACGATTCGCTGTGGTCCCTCGTGCTCGCCTACCCGACGTTCACCCTGCCGTTCGCGACGTGGCTGCTCGTCGGCTACTTCAAGTCGATCCCGGCCGACCTGGAGGAGGCCGCGCTGGTCGACGGCTGCACGCGGTTCGGGGCGTTCCGCCGGATCGTGTTGCCGCTGGCCAAGCCGGGCCTGCTCGCGGTCGCGCTGTTCACGCTCACCAACGCGTGGAACGAGTTCCTGTTCGCCTTCGTGTTCATCACCAAGGACGAGAACAAGACGCTGCCCGTCGGCATGCAGTCGATGATCTTCGGCGACGTCGTCCCGCAGGGGCAGCTGGCCGCGGCCTCGCTGCTGATCAGCATCCCGGTCGTGCTCATGTACGGGTTCGGGCAGCGGTTCCTGACCGAAGGCCTCACCGCGGGAGCCGTCAAGGGATGA